One window of the Alphaproteobacteria bacterium genome contains the following:
- the dnaK gene encoding molecular chaperone DnaK codes for MAKIIGIDLGTTNSCIAVMDGSDPKIIENAEGARTTPSIVAFTDKEELVGAPAKRQAVTNPENTIFAVKRLIGRRYDDPLTEKDQKIVPYKIVKAPNGDAWVEARKKNHSPSQISASILRKMKETAESFLGENVEKAVITVPAYFNDAQRQATKDAGKIAGLHVERIINEPTAAALAYGLDKNEGKTIVVYDLGGGTFDVSILEIGDGVFEVKATNGDTFLGGEDFDMRILNYLIDEFKKEQGFDLKQDPLALQRLKEAAEKAKIELSSSQETDINLPYITADSTGPKHLNIKLTRAKLEQLVEELILRTIEPCKKALQDAEIDKNEIAEVILVGGMTRMPKVQEKVQDFFGKEPHKGVNPDEVVALGAAVQAGVLQGDVKDLLLLDVTPLSLGLETMGGVMTKIIEKNTTIPTTKSQVFSTAEDNQTAVTIRVFQGERGMASDNKLLGQFNLEGVAPAPRGMPQIEVSFDIDANGIVNVSATDKATGKEQKITIQASGGLSDADIEKMVKDAELNADKDKAKKESVEARNQADTLLYSTEKSLKEHGDKVDADTKSDIENKLASLKELLESSEPKAEDIKAKTEELTQASMKLGEIMYKQAAEEQNAASASGEDNADPKAANDADENVVDGDFKTVDEDDSGNNDDQQRKNS; via the coding sequence ATGGCTAAAATTATAGGAATTGATTTAGGAACTACAAATTCATGCATTGCAGTAATGGATGGTTCTGATCCCAAAATAATAGAAAATGCAGAAGGAGCTAGAACTACTCCTTCAATTGTAGCTTTCACAGATAAGGAAGAGTTAGTAGGAGCTCCAGCTAAAAGACAAGCTGTAACTAATCCAGAAAACACAATCTTCGCAGTTAAAAGATTAATCGGGCGTCGTTATGATGATCCATTAACTGAAAAAGATCAAAAAATTGTTCCATACAAAATAGTTAAAGCGCCTAATGGTGATGCATGGGTAGAAGCAAGAAAGAAAAACCATTCACCAAGCCAAATTAGTGCGAGTATCTTAAGAAAGATGAAAGAAACTGCAGAAAGTTTCTTAGGTGAAAATGTAGAGAAAGCGGTAATCACTGTACCTGCTTACTTTAATGACGCTCAAAGACAAGCAACAAAAGATGCTGGAAAAATAGCCGGTCTCCATGTTGAAAGAATCATAAATGAGCCTACTGCCGCAGCATTAGCTTATGGCTTAGATAAAAATGAAGGTAAAACCATTGTTGTGTACGACCTTGGTGGTGGTACATTTGACGTTTCCATTTTAGAAATTGGTGATGGTGTATTTGAAGTAAAAGCTACTAATGGTGATACATTCTTAGGTGGTGAAGATTTCGATATGCGCATTTTAAATTACTTAATTGATGAATTTAAAAAAGAGCAGGGCTTTGATTTAAAGCAAGACCCTCTAGCTTTGCAAAGATTAAAAGAAGCAGCTGAAAAAGCTAAGATAGAATTGTCATCATCACAAGAAACTGATATTAATTTACCATATATAACTGCAGATAGCACTGGTCCTAAGCATTTAAATATCAAACTAACTAGGGCTAAATTAGAGCAACTAGTTGAAGAATTAATTCTGCGTACTATAGAACCATGCAAGAAAGCATTACAAGATGCTGAAATTGACAAAAATGAGATTGCGGAAGTTATCTTAGTTGGTGGTATGACTAGAATGCCAAAAGTACAAGAGAAAGTACAAGATTTCTTTGGTAAAGAACCGCATAAAGGGGTTAACCCTGATGAAGTAGTAGCCTTAGGTGCAGCGGTTCAAGCTGGAGTATTACAAGGTGATGTTAAGGATTTATTATTATTAGATGTAACACCATTATCACTAGGTCTTGAGACTATGGGAGGAGTTATGACTAAAATCATCGAAAAAAACACTACTATTCCAACTACCAAAAGCCAGGTTTTCTCTACTGCAGAAGATAATCAAACTGCGGTTACAATTAGAGTTTTCCAAGGAGAAAGAGGAATGGCTAGTGACAATAAATTACTAGGTCAATTTAATCTAGAAGGAGTGGCACCAGCGCCTAGAGGAATGCCTCAAATTGAAGTATCTTTTGATATAGATGCAAATGGTATTGTAAATGTTTCTGCTACTGACAAAGCTACTGGTAAGGAACAAAAAATTACTATTCAAGCATCTGGTGGCTTATCTGACGCAGATATTGAGAAAATGGTTAAAGATGCTGAGCTTAACGCTGATAAAGACAAAGCCAAAAAAGAATCTGTAGAAGCTAGAAACCAAGCTGACACATTGCTTTATTCTACTGAAAAATCTTTAAAAGAGCATGGTGACAAAGTTGATGCTGATACTAAATCTGACATTGAGAATAAACTAGCCTCATTAAAAGAATTATTAGAATCTAGCGAGCCAAAAGCTGAAGATATCAAAGCTAAAACTGAAGAATTAACTCAGGCTTCTATGAAGTTAGGTGAAATTATGTATAAGCAAGCTGCAGAAGAGCAAAATGCTGCCTCAGCTAGTGGTGAAGATAATGCAGATCCTAAAGCAGCAAATGATGCCGATGAAAATGTAGTTGATGGTGACTTTAAAACCGTCGATGAAGATGATTCAGGCAATAATGACGATCAACAACGTAAAAATTCTTAA
- a CDS encoding S41 family peptidase, whose product MFKKIAAYLLVSVVTVILTLSVSGEASKNSLPNLLTRSNDVNHEQLMKKIINITKKNYVEEIEEDKLYYSAYDGMLRSLDPHSGFLNPDDFKEMHVQTSGEFGGVGIEITMDQGLLKVVSPIDDTPAFKAGLQPADYITMINKESVRDLNINQAVQRIRGPKGSDVVLTIVRKGESEPLDFTLTRDTIKIASVKSKQIIDDIGYFRVTSFSKNTTINLESQYKKLASKMSTNLKGIVLDLRNNPGGLLDQAIGISELFLDGGVVVSTKGRQRNSEEVFNASSGDITKGLPIVVLINQGSASASEIVSGALQDHKRAVVMGVKSFGKGSVQTVVPLGTNLGMRITTSKYYTPSGNSIQAKGIIPDIEVEQTKIKINDNEYISEANLKGHLAEQKSKDEARTNQEKLNELYEEDYQLARAVDLLHALSVLK is encoded by the coding sequence ATGTTTAAAAAAATAGCCGCTTATCTTTTGGTCTCTGTAGTGACAGTAATTTTAACTTTGTCAGTATCAGGTGAAGCTAGTAAAAATAGTCTGCCTAATTTGCTTACGCGTAGTAACGACGTTAATCATGAGCAATTAATGAAGAAAATCATAAACATAACAAAGAAAAATTATGTTGAGGAAATAGAAGAGGATAAATTATATTATTCAGCATATGATGGCATGCTTAGATCTCTAGATCCTCATTCAGGCTTTCTAAATCCAGATGATTTCAAAGAAATGCATGTGCAAACTAGTGGTGAGTTTGGCGGAGTTGGCATTGAAATAACCATGGATCAAGGCTTATTAAAAGTGGTTTCCCCAATAGATGACACCCCCGCTTTCAAAGCTGGGCTCCAGCCAGCTGATTATATTACTATGATAAATAAGGAGTCAGTTAGAGACCTAAATATTAATCAAGCAGTACAAAGAATTAGAGGACCAAAGGGTAGTGATGTAGTGCTTACTATAGTGAGAAAAGGAGAAAGTGAACCACTTGATTTTACGCTAACCAGAGACACAATAAAAATAGCCTCAGTTAAATCTAAGCAAATTATTGATGATATTGGTTATTTTAGGGTTACTTCTTTTTCTAAAAATACTACAATCAATTTAGAGTCTCAATATAAAAAATTAGCCAGTAAAATGTCTACAAATTTGAAGGGCATAGTATTAGATTTGCGTAACAATCCTGGCGGCTTACTAGACCAAGCAATAGGTATAAGTGAGCTATTTCTGGATGGAGGTGTGGTAGTTTCAACTAAAGGCAGGCAGCGTAACTCCGAAGAAGTATTCAATGCCTCTAGTGGAGATATTACCAAAGGTTTACCCATAGTTGTATTAATCAATCAGGGCTCAGCTTCTGCATCAGAAATAGTTTCAGGCGCGCTGCAAGATCACAAAAGAGCTGTGGTAATGGGTGTAAAATCTTTCGGAAAAGGCTCAGTGCAAACCGTAGTTCCACTTGGTACAAATTTGGGTATGCGCATTACCACTTCTAAATATTATACCCCGTCAGGCAATTCAATACAGGCTAAGGGCATAATTCCAGATATAGAAGTAGAGCAAACAAAAATTAAGATAAATGACAATGAATATATTTCTGAAGCTAATTTAAAAGGACATTTAGCAGAGCAAAAAAGTAAAGATGAAGCTAGAACTAATCAAGAAAAGCTAAATGAGCTTTATGAAGAAGATTATCAATTAGCCAGAGCTGTAGATTTATTACATGCTTTATCTGTACTTAAATAA